ACGCGACGATGCCGTCGTTCAAAAAGCAGACCTGAAGATTGCCGTCTTCGAACCTGACCTTCCGTGACTGTATACACCCCTTGAACCGAGAACTCATATAGAGAAAGCGGACCGCGAAGAAGCCAACCCTCCGGAAATGAACTTACAAGAGAAGCAACAAACCCGAGTGCCCTACTGCCGCACAGATACTAGTACTAGCCAAAACGACCAAAGGAAACAAGACAATGGCATCACTTATTTGGGAAGAACGAGCGAGACGAATGGCCTCACCGCCGAGAGCTCCAAGGTAGAGGCGTGGAAACCATCGAATACACCGGAAACCGCTTACAAACGGAGCAAATGAAGCACTATCCGACAGCATGCGCCACCACTGTCGGTCCATCACGCGCCGCCGCTAAACCTGCGCGCTGCCACTAGAGAACACCGGTAGATCGAGATAGATCTGACCTCCGACGAACCCCACACGCCTCCACTACAGACCATCAGTGGAGCAAACAGAGACAGACCCTAGACTCGCGAAATCTTGGATCTGAACCAAACACCGAAGCTGAGAGCAACTCCACCGCACTTTCACGCCGGAAGAGAAACAAAAGCTCCAGGAAAGCCTCATCAACGCAACACCCACCATCGCTCGCACAGAAACCGGATCCAAAGCGAGGGAAAATCGCCGGTCAGAAAACCCTAGAGCTAACCTTCGCCAGACACAGGAAGGAGCAGCCGTCGTCCTCAAGCGGCGCCACCTCCTACCATCTGACTAGATAAGCTCCAGAACCACCGGATCTGAACCTGATCTAAGCCAAGATCGAGTTATTCCCGCCGCAGAGAGGAGAACACAGAGGGAGACGACAGAGAAAGGAGAGAACACGAGGTCCGGCGGTCACGCTAAGAACGCGGCAAACGACCGCCGGAGAGGAGGAGCTCCAGTGACTTTCGAGAGTAGGGAAAGGGAGAGAGCAgtcgtgaggagagagagagtcttTCGTAGATTGCTTTTTTCTTTAGTGTTTCGGCTTTCTATCCCGTTAGTTTCATTCTTATTTTGGGATTCCTTGTCACATACATGTTACATTCCCTGTCAAAGTCTTCATGCTTTACACTGATTAAGGTTTAAGCCGGAATTTACAAATAAGTATTAACTCAAAAGCTTACTCCAACATTGGATTGCTTATGATCATATGGATCATGAAGAAGAGCTGTATCacataaaataaagaaagagtGAAATTCTGTAAAGCGGATATGATTACCCTACTTTACATCATTGAATCTCCGTGTCCGAACCACTTACTGGTCACTCTCCAAAGTCTATATGCACATGTGCGACGTACGTGGCTCTCCATGACAGCTTCGACATAGCATTTTACTAACTTCATCTTGGATTTGCGAATCCAAAAACCCAATGTCGTTGTTCTCTATAGTAGAGACCATGTCTATAAGATATTCTAAAGTAAAAAAACACTAGGAAATATACACATAGAGAGAATGATGAGGAGTGATGAATACGTGAGTCTCGGCTACCACCACAAACAAATACGCGTCTTGATAAGTCTTTGTGCCTCGCGAATCTTATTGCGACACTTACAACACTATTATCTCTTCAACGCCTTCATCAATGCATCTGACTTCTACGCTCCTACTTTTTATACTATATAGCTCCAATAATTCAAGATTAACTCTTTGGTTccaaatacattttttaatgCGAGTTAAAGTATTGAAAGGGATTTGGATAAACCACacaattttatatgatataaagATAAGACTTGACTTTGCAGTTTTCATTTCATGTTGTAACCTTTTCCAATCTTCAAAGTCATAATCTTACCAACTCGCTCCCTCTATTTCTAATATGGAACGTCAACTATATACTTTTCTACAAGTTTTctatatataaacacacacaaagacGTCTGTGACAGATTAATAATCAAGACATAGATATGGGAAGCCAAGGCATGAGTTCTTCAACGAGTCCCTTGGTGGTGAAGAAATCACAAGTGGTCATAGTGAAACCTTCAAAGCCAACACCTGAAGTCTCTCTTTCCCTCTCCACACTCGACAACGATCCTTACATCGAAACCCTCGCCAAAACCATCTACGTCTACGCCCCATCTTCCAAAGAAGTTCAAGACCCTGCTTCCCTCCTTCAAGATGCTCTCTCTCAAGCTCTTGTCTATTACTACCCTCTCGCCGGGAAACTTCACCGGAGATCCGATGACCATAGGCTTGAGCTGAAGTGTGCTCCGGGAGATGGAGTCCCTTTTGTAAAGGCGGCCGCAGAGTGCACTCTTTCTTCCCTCAACTATTTGGAGAACATGGACGAAGACTTGAACCAACTCGTACCTAGTTATGAAGCTGTGGCTTCTGGAGGCTACAACGTTCTTGCTCTCCAGGTAACTGTGTTTGCATGTGGAGGGATCACTCTTGCAACGGCTCTCTCCCATTCTCTATGTGATGGTTTTGGGGCGTCTCAGTTTTTCAAGGCCTTCACTGAGTTCGCCGCAGGAAAGACAAAGCCTAGCATCATCCCCGTTTGGGATCGACACTGCCTCACCTCTAACAACTTCAACATTAAcggtataaaatataaagtgtAACTAATTTTATCCAACTATCTTAgatttatataaacaaaaatagataaatactttattataccaaaaaaattagCATACAAGAggaaaaaactataaaatagcaccaattaaaaatgaaaaaaatattttttctttattttatatttgacttTCAGTTTAGTATTAGTGTTTATGATTTAGTAGTTAGGGATGAGGGTGAGATTCTAGTGTAGGAGTTAGAGTAATTTAGGTgttattttttgtcaaataagtgctattttataattttttatcactagtatttttttataatttaaaaaaaatgatattttagagATTTGCCCCTTAAATATTATCCtctattttccaaaaatatattattctaaAGTTCACAAACCTCCCATTCAGAGTCAGttactttgaattttttctttttatttactcGAAATATTAGATTCATAACATTTGTACATAAGTAGGTCAAATGGAGGAAGAACAAGCTCCCAAGCTGGTTGATTTCGGGGAGGCTTGTTCATCTGCGGCAACTTCTCCCTACACACCAACCAACGACATGGTCTGTGAGATCCTAAACTTCACATCCCAAGACATCACCCAGCTCAAGAACAATGTTACCGAGGAGGTCACAACTCTAGAGATTCTTGCGGCCCACGTATGGAGAGCAAGGTGCAAGGCCCTAAAGCTGAGTCCAGATGGAACTACCCTTTTCGGGATGGCAGTGGGCATACGCCGCACTGTGGATCCACCGCTACGTGAAGGCTACTACGGAAACGCATTCGTCAAAGCCAGCGTGGCAATGAAGGCTGGCGAGTTGAGCAGCTCACCGTTGTCTCCTGTGGTGAAACTCATCAAAGAGGCTAAGAGGGAGGCGTTGAAGAAGCGGTACGTGTCCGAGCAGCTAAAAGAGACGGAGAAGAGTCTGAAGATGAAGGTAGCGTGTCAAGGAGGGAGCGGTGCGTTTATGCTGCTTACTGATTGGAGGCAGCTTGGATTGCTAGATGAAGTTGATTTCGGGTATGGAGGAACGGTGAATATAATACCAGTGGTGCCCAAGTTTCTTTCGGATATATGCGTTTTCTTGCCAAGGAAGCAAGGTGGGGTTAGGGTGCTGGTGACGTTACCCAAACCTGCAATGGACAACTTGAAGGAACACATGAATCCTCTaagcttttaaaattatatgaaatgataaaataataagtggGTGAGTGTTATCCACACTATaacttaaatttaaatatgaaagGGACCTCATGCTTTGTGTAACCATTTTCTTGTCAAGCGTTATGTTTGCATTATGTAACATTTTAAAAGACCAATGATTTAGCGCCACCTCAGCAACCACTCATGTTACGAGCTTAGGCATGATTAACCCCGGTCtcttcttaactcatgatttgacaatttttgttcttttttttacacttttcggctaagagacgactcatatcttttattttagagacggtttttagtttttttctaattaaaatctaagaaaagctaagaaccgtcaCTTATCTGAAGCTAAAAACCCCAGTTAAGAGACtgaggttaatcatggtcttcaTAAACTCAAAGATTTGCACTAAAAATCAGtgatttacaaattttatatttcacaaTCTAAAGTCAATAAAAGGCTTACTGTATTTTtcgtgttttatttaattttacttGATTAATTCTGACAATTCAAATTTCAAAGAGTTACCAGGCCCTTTGGTTAGTTTTAGAGTTCTAAATGGGCCTGTACTAACTAAATAAGCCCAATAGATATTTGTCTGAACAAACAAATCCTAGGGTTTcagttttctttcttcttttgataTATAATCACTGCTGAAGTGCCGCCGCAGAGGAATCAGAAGTCGTCGTCGTCAGCTCCGAAACACCTGCAAACATGGTTCGTTTTAGTTTATTGCTTTTCTCTTAGCTTGTACTTACTATTTTCCATCGATCTCTGTATCTCTTGTGCGTGGAACAATATGATAGACTTGGATATTCAAAACATGAGCATTTTGTTGTATTGATAAGACTCTGTCTGTCTC
This genomic stretch from Brassica napus cultivar Da-Ae chromosome C9, Da-Ae, whole genome shotgun sequence harbors:
- the LOC106446096 gene encoding spermidine coumaroyl-CoA acyltransferase gives rise to the protein MGSQGMSSSTSPLVVKKSQVVIVKPSKPTPEVSLSLSTLDNDPYIETLAKTIYVYAPSSKEVQDPASLLQDALSQALVYYYPLAGKLHRRSDDHRLELKCAPGDGVPFVKAAAECTLSSLNYLENMDEDLNQLVPSYEAVASGGYNVLALQVTVFACGGITLATALSHSLCDGFGASQFFKAFTEFAAGKTKPSIIPVWDRHCLTSNNFNINGQMEEEQAPKLVDFGEACSSAATSPYTPTNDMVCEILNFTSQDITQLKNNVTEEVTTLEILAAHVWRARCKALKLSPDGTTLFGMAVGIRRTVDPPLREGYYGNAFVKASVAMKAGELSSSPLSPVVKLIKEAKREALKKRYVSEQLKETEKSLKMKVACQGGSGAFMLLTDWRQLGLLDEVDFGYGGTVNIIPVVPKFLSDICVFLPRKQGGVRVLVTLPKPAMDNLKEHMNPLSF